From the genome of Pseudomonas helvetica:
CGGCCGTATCGACCAGCACTTGCTGGTACTGCGCCGGCTGTTGAAAGAGCGTAAAAGCCGAATGACCCAAATGCTGCAGGACCGTCTGAGCGACTCGCTGGAATTTGTCGAGCCGGCGGGCGGGGCGACCATCTGGGCGCGTTCGTTACGGCCGGTCGATGTGCGGCGGGTCTTCCAGCGCATGCTCAAGCAACAGGTGGTGATTGCCCCCGGCGAACTGTTCAGCCTGCATGGGTTGTATTCGCAGAACGTCAGGCTCAGCCACACATTCAGCGGGCAGCATGACCTGGAGGCTGCATTGACGATGCTGGCAGATGCGTTGAGGCTTGAACTCATCGATTGACCGGGCGTCAATATACCCAGCTGATGTCTGGATAGATTTTGTCTGGATAGATATCGTCGCTCTCTGGTCAAACTGCCAGTAAACTGCGTCCCCATTCCTGAACCACTCTTTTTCAGAGGTTTTGCATGACACTCAGTCCTTTTGCGGGCAAACCGGCACCCGTAGAGTTGTTGGTCGACATCCCGCGACTGGTAACGGCCTATTACACCGGCCAGCCCGATGCCTCAGTTTCAACCCAGCGCGTTGCGTTTGGTACTTCAGGCCATCGTGGCAGCTCGTTCGAGCTGAGTTTCAACGAATGGCACGTTTTGGCCATCAGCCAGGCCATCTGTCTGTATCGCGAAGCCCAGGGCATTGACGGCCCTTTGTTTGTCGGCATCGACACCCACGCGCTATCGACGCCAGCCGGCGCCAGTGCGCTGGAAGTCCTCGCCGCCAATGGCGTGACCGTGATGATTGCCGAAGGCGACGAGTACACGCCGACGCCAGCTATTTCCCACGCCATTCTTTGCTACAACCGCGGCCGTACGTCGGGGCTGGCAGACGGCATCGTCATCACGCCGTCCCATAACCCGCCGCAAAGCGGCGGTTACAAGTACAACCCCACCAACGGTGGCCCGGCCGATACCCACATCACCAAGTGGATCGAGGCCAAGGCCAACGAGTTGCTGGCCAACAAGCTTGCAGGTGTCAAACGCATCAGCTACGAGCAGGCACTCAAGGCCAGCACCACCCATCGTCACGACTACCTCAATACCTACGTCGCCGATCTGGTCAACGTGATCGACTTCGACGCCATCCGAGGCGCCAACCTGCGCCTGGGCGTGGATCCGCTGGGCGGAGCAGGGGTGCGCTACTGGTCGGCGATTGCCGAGCATTACCGCCTGAACCTTGAGGTGGTGAACACCCAGGTCGACCCAACGTTCCGTTTCATGTCCGTCGATTGGGATGGCCAGATTCGCATGGACCCATCGTCCAGCTACGCCATGCAAGGCCTGATCGGTCTGAAAGAGCGTTTCGACGTGGCGTTCGCCTGCGACCCGGACCACGACCGTCATGGCATCGTCACCCCGTCCGGCGGCTTGCTGGCGCCGAACAACTACCTGGCCGTGTCCATCGACTATCTGTTCCAGAACCGCCCGCAATGGCGCGCCGATGCGGCGGTGGGTAAAACCGTGGTCAGCAGTGGCTTGATCGACCGCGTTGCCAAGCGCCTGAACCGTCGTCTGTACGAAGTGCCGGTCGGTTTCAAATGGTTTGCCGATGGCCTGTTCGACGGCTCGCTGGGTTTTGGCGGCGAAGAAAGTGCCGGTGCCTCGTTCCTGCGTAAGGATGGCGGCGTCTGGAGCACCGACAAGGACGGCCTGATTCCAGCCTTGCTGGCGGCTGAAATGACCGCTCGCACAGGACGCGATCCAAGCCAGGCTTATCGCGCACTGACCGATGAACTGGGTGAGCCGTTCTCGGTACGTGTCGATGCCAAGGCCAACCCCGAGCAAAAAGCCTTGCTCGGCAAGCTGTCACCAGATCAGGTCAAATCGACACAACTGGCTGGCGAAGCGATCCAGAGCATTCTCAGCAAGGCGCCGGGTAACGACCAGGCGATCGGCGGGCTGAAAGTCATGACCGAAAATGGCTGGTTCGCAGCCCGTCCTTCGGGAACCGAGGACATCTACAAGATCTACGCCGAAAGCTTCATTGGCGACGATCACCTCAAGCAATTGGTGCAAGAGGCACAAACGCTGGTGGATGGCGCAATCAGCGCGAAATAATAGAGAGCCTGTGGCGAGGGAGCTTGCTCCCGCTCGGCCGCGAAGCGGTCGTGTCTAGTCCTGAAATAGGTTTACACCTGTTTCACTTCAACGCCCGATGCACCGCATCGGGCGTTTTGTATTTCAAAGACAAGTGCGGTCGCTCGCCGTTATAGATCGATACCGACTCACTCACCATCTTCTTCGCCTGCGTCAAATCCTGCGGTCGCTGGAGCATAAGCTCTGTCTTTAATATCCCGTTGACCCGCTCTGCCAATGCATTCTGGTAGCAGTCATAGCCGTCCGTCATAGAACACCGGATGCCGTGTTTCGCGTGCAGTTCCTGGTACATTCCCGAGCAATACTGGCTGCCTCTATCCGAGTGGTGGACCAGCGACTGCTCCGTTCGACGGCGTTTCACCGCCCGGCGCAGCGCATGCGCTACCGACTCGGCGTGCAGGCTCTCATGGACGTGATAACCCACGATCTTTCGCGAAAAAGCATCCGTCACGAGGCTTAGATAGGCCACGCCTTCCTGAGTTGGCAAATAGGTGATGTCAGCCACCCAGACTTGTTCCGGGCCGCTTGCAACAACCTGATCAGGACCGGGCTTGAGCAGGTTCGGATGGCGTCGAAAGCGATGATGGCTGTCGGTCGTTTTGTGATAGGCCCGCTTGCGGACCACCAATAAACGCCTTTCGCGCAGAATCGAAAACAGCCGATCTCGACCCACTTGCAGCTCAAGTTGAGGCTGGCAATGCAGCAAGTAATGCAGCTTTCGGGTGCCCAGACGTGGCTGCCGCTGACGCTTTTGCTGAACGAAATCGGCAACTTTCTGATCCAGAACGCGGCGAGCAGCATCGGCGCGATTGCGTTTGTAGTAAGCCTGTCGGCTTATCCCCATGAACTGGCAAGCCCTGCTGATACTCAGGTTTTGGACTCGCTTTTGCGCGAGGACTTGCCGGGACGCTTTTTTATGACAGAGAGGCCGTAGTCATTCTTCAAGACATCCACGACAGCTTCGAAAAACTGCGCTTTCTGATTGGACAGAGCCAGCTGCTCTTCAAGCTCTTTGATGCGTTGCTCTGGCGTTAATGGTCGGTTTTTGTCGGGCATAGACCCCATCCTCGGCGAGCCAATGTATGTGCCTGGGCTCCAATCTTGCCGACCATGCTTGCGCAACCACGTCAGAACGGTCGTTTTGCCTTGAATCCCGTAGCGCTCCTGAGCCTCTTTATAACTCAGCTCGCCTTTTTCGACCTGGTCGACGACCGACAATTTAAAAGTCAGCGTGTAGTCTCGCTGACTCCGCCTTTTTGCCGTTTCCATTACGCCCTCCTGAAAATAGATCAGAAGGTGTAAACCTTATTCAGGACGGGACACACAGCCGAAAAAAGGGGTGACCTAAATGGTCACCCCTTTTTTGCATCTGGCCTTCAGCGCATCAAGCCAGGTCCACCAACACGATTTCACTGTCCTCGATGGCGGTCACCCGCAGCACCTGCTCCTGCGCAACCGCTACACCGTCTCGAGCTTGTGCACGCAAGCCATTGACTTCAATGACTCCAGTGGCAGGCACCAGGTACGCCCGTCGACCGTTGTCCAGTCGATACTCGGCGGTTTCGCCAGCCTTCAGGTTTGCCGCCACCAACCGTGCATCGGCGCGGATCCGCAGGCTTTGGTCGTCGCCGGCCTTGCCGCTGGCCAGGGTCACGAAACCTTCGCGCTGACCTTGGGGAAACGGTTTGGCACCCCAGGACGGCGCCAGTCCGGTTTCATTCGGGATGATCCAGATCTGGAAAATCTTCGTTGCCGTCGATTCCAGGTTGTATTCGCTGTGAGCAATCCCGGTGCCGGCGCTCATGACCTGTACATCACCAGCCTCGGTGCGACCCTTGTTACCCAGGTTGTCTTCATGGCTGATCGCACCTTCGCGAACGTAGGTGATGATTTCCATGTCCCGATGCGGGTGTTTCGGGAATCCGGTGCCCGGCGCAATCACATCGTCGTTCCATACTCGCAGGTTGCCCCAGTTCATGCGCTTGGGGTCATGGTACTCGGCGAACGAAAAGTGATGATGGGCATCCAACCAGCCATGGTGGGCGCCGCCCAGGGAATTGAAGGGTCTGAGTTCAAGCATGATCGTCTCCTGAAAAGGTTCGTCATGGGGCGGAACGCTTGAGCCGCAAAACGAGAACCGGTGGTTGATGGCAAGCATCATCTATCAGTTAACAATCGATAAAAAGCGTAAAAAATGCCTTAATCCAATCAGCTTATTAGATGTTATTTAAGGGCTATATTCTACGTTCCAGCATTCACTTCATCGCTTAAACCAATGATGGATAAGCATTTGACTAGAACTCGCCGGCAAATGAAGACACCATAGCCTGCAACAGCCTCACACCCTGGAGTCAGCGTGCCGCGTCACAATCCCGATCTTCCTTCCGAGCTTTTGCCCCTGGCCGAGATGCCGTTGCTCAAACGCCTGGCCGCGCGTTTTTTTGGCCACGGCCTCAATCGCCTGCGCGCGCAGCACCGGGCGTCCTGGCTGCATGGCCAGGCTGACGGCTTTCGCAGCGGTCATAGCGCGGGCGTCGACTACGGCTACAAGGAAGGCAAGCTGGACGGAATAGAAGAAGGCCGTCAGGTGCTGCTGATTCGCGACAGCCGATCCACCGAGCACCCGGCGCCGCGCATTGATGAAAACCTGTTTGACGACTGGCGGCTGCCCCTGAGTGCCGAGATCAAGAAGCGCATGAAGGCCGATGTCTCCCGTTTACTGCCGGAGTCGGCGCAGCCGAGCGCCGCCCAGTGGAAGATGATCTTCAGCGACACCCCCTCGACCTCGGTGATTGCCGGGGCGGGTGCCGGTAAGTCGACAACCCTGGCGCTGCGCATTTTACTGCTGACCCATTACCTGGGGTTTGAACTCGATTCGTTGACTGTGGTGACCTTCACCCGGGAATCGCGCAAGGACTTCATCAACAAGTTGATCGGGCTGTTTGCCGTGTGGGGCCGAGCGCTCTCCCAGAAAGACGCCCGCGACCTGGTGCGAACCTTCCACTCACGCATTCTGCCGATGGTCCGTAGCCTGCCGGGATTCGAGCGGCTGCAGGCTTTCGAAAACCTTAATGGCCGTTCGCTGTTCGATGACGCCGAGGTCGACAGCAACCCGTTCGATCTGCGGATCAACGACACTCAGCGCCAACAGCTCAATGCCTGTTTTCACCGGCTGTTTACTCAAAGCGAGCGCTTTCGCGAACTGATTACGCCGCTGTCCCGTCACGCCTTGCAGCTCAAGGAGCTGGAACGCGATCACCCGGATGTGCAAAAGCGCATGGCGGTGACCGAGTTGGCGGCCAAGCGCGATGAAGAACTCTGCGATGTCGTCGAAGATCTATGGATTCGCGCAGGCGCCTGGCCGATCAAGGGCATTGAGCCGAGCCGCCAGGCATTCGAGATCAACGGTTCGACCTTCCACTGTCACGGTTACATCCCAACCCTTGACGCTTGGGTCGTGCTGGGCTTCGACCCTCGTGAAAACCCGCAAGTCAGCCGTCCCAACGCCAAACTGACGGTTCGCGCCGAATGGGCAGTCAAACGCACCCTGTTTCAAGCTTTCTGTCGTAAGCCTTTGATTTGGTTAGATAGCTACGAATCTTCAAAGCGCGTATTAGCCACACTGGCAGGGGATGCCAGCGCCGGACCGGGGTTCGATTACAAGGTCAAGGGCGAACTCGGCTCCGCGCCGCTGCTCGACTGTTTTGTCGCGGCGGCCAGCTTTATCGAGAACCTCGGGCTGGATGTTCCGGCTGCCGTGGGCCAGATGAGTTTCGCCAAGGACGATCCTGACCGTTTGTTCTTTGAAGCGCTCAGCCTGTACTGGCGAGCCCTGGAGGATCACCTGCTGGATCAGTCGCCGCCGGTGATGACCTACAACCGGATGTTCGCCTTGTTCAGTGAGCATTCGCCAGAAAACCTCAAGCTGCTGAGCGATGAGTTGCTGCGACCGATGTCGCATTTGATGATCGATGAATTTCAGGACGTTTCCCCGCAAATCGTCTCCTGGATTCGCGCAACCCTGATGGAAATCCGCAGCCGTGGTCCGGCCATGCACATCGGGCGCGGGGCGCAACGCTCGTCGCTGCTGTGTGTCGGCGACGACTGGCAGTCGATCTATGGCTGGCGCGGCAGTTCGCCGAAGTACTTCATGGAGTTCAACAAGGAGTTTGCGTCACCTGCTACCACGCGGGTAATGCTCAGCGAAAACTACCGCAGCCATCAGCACATCATCGACGCTGCCGAGCATATCGTGCGCGCCGCACCGGCGATTCCCGGCAAAAAAGCCAAGGCCAGTGGCGAACCGGGGGAACTGCTGCCGGTCAACGTCCATGATCGGGATGATTCGGCCATGGCCAAGCGTCTGACAGAACACTATCGAAACGGTGATTCAATCTTGATGTTGTATCGAAAAAGTAGCGATAAGTCATTGATTGAAGAGCATATTTCTCCTGTAGTTAATGCTGATTCTAGCTTGCCGTTCGAGGCTCGACGGCTCAAGCAGCTGACCTATCACAGTGCCAAGGGGCTTCAGGCAGACGCGGTATTCCTGCTCGGCGATTGCCAGCACCTGACCAGTTCACCGTACAAGAATCAGGTCTATCGCATGGCCGGGTTGGGCAAGGACGGCGACGCGGAGCCTTATGACAGTGCACAGAAAGACGAGATTCTGCGGTTGGCTTACGTTGGCATCACCCGGGCAGTGAAGCACTGCTATTGGTACGTCGATGGCCAGGACAATCAATCGGTCAATATGCCCAAGGCATCCGACAGGATCGCGCAGGGCAAGCCTTTCTTCGCCGATCAGCGCGTTGCCAAGCAGTCAGCCTGAACAGGATGGTGCAGGCATCAGGAATGCCTTCGAACGAAAAAAGCCCACGCTGCGTGGGCTTTGATCTCAAGGGTGCGGCTCAAGAAGCACTTTTCAGGGCAGGAGGAGCAAAGGCTTCAAGCTCATCCTCCACCGCTTCGATTATTCGCTCGACATCGGCGGCGTTCATCACTGTAGCGCAGGGAATTCCGGCAATGGCGATCATGGTCTCGCCACTGGCACGATCAAACAACCGGGCAATCATGCTGTCCGGGGCATCCATGCTCGCCTCGAATCCCATGGGATGAAAATACCAGCGCATCAGCTGGCAGGCGTTTGGAAACGTAACCTTGCTCAACGACACTCTATTCATGTGCTGCCCGCCTTGTTCATCGAGCGCGTCCGTTAGCCCGTGTTTAGGAGGGATGGGCCCTCATTGGCCCAACCGTTTGAATTTTAAAAATAGCACTCGTTGGTGAAAGGACCGTGAAATCTTTAAGGCCGTTTGGCGATTGAAGCGCTGTCATTGATCTGGATCATGTTTTGTAGGGCATCGGGCGGAGCGCCGCCGATGCGCGTTGCGTCAACCGGCATCGGTTTCAGCTATGACGTCTACGGCACCAAGGTGTATCCGAGCCGGGAAATGATCGACAAGCTGTTTGTCCATCCCGCTGAACATCGACCGGGTTCGTACACGGTTGGGGAACAAGATCCGGACGGGGAGTTGAGGGGGTAAATTCCGTGCGGGGGCGAGAGCCAAAGATCAAAATATCGCAGCCTTCGGTAGCGCCTGCATCGGTGTTTACCTGTAGGCGCTGCCAAAGGCTGCGATATTTAGGTTAATGCACTTTAAGCCGAACGTTTACAGTGCGCTTTGAATGCAACTAGATGGCGCAAAGCCACATAAAACTGCGACGCAGCAATCAAATACAACTGTACTGTTATTTAATATTTAAATAGATCATTGTCCGACAATCCATCAAGGGGATTGAACTACAAAGATTATTTCGACCCGCCGGTCATTGTTTTCGGGAGTTTTGTGGAGCAGTTCAATTTGACGTCAAAAAAGTAGTAGACGTTTGATTTCGAAATGTGTCAGCTTCCTTACGCCTTCATTGGGCGAGTGATAGGACGATCTCGCCAGAGATTGTCGCTGTCTGACAAAAACTGTTCCATTGCTAAACAAGGAAGTGTGTTTATGTCGAAAGTAAAAGTGAACGCTATTGACTCACTGGCCGCCACAAGTAGCGCCTGGTCGCAGATCGATAGTTTCAGCCATCAGTATGACCGTGGCGGCAATCTTACGGTCAATGGCAAACCCTCCTACTCGGTAGATCAAGCCGCAACTCAGCTGTTGCGAGATGGCTATGCTTGGCACGATCTCAACGGCAGCGGCAAGATCGAACTCACCTACACGTTTCTGACGGCCCCGACGTCGAACTTCAGCGGCCTGGGTGTTACTGGTTTCAGTCAGTTCAGTGCCTTGCAGAAATCTCAGGCCGTGCTCGCCATGCAATCCTGGGGCGACGTTGCCAATGTCACCTTCACTGAAGCCGCCAAGGGCGGTGACGGTCACATGACTTTCGGCAACTACAGTGGCGGCCAGGAAGGTGCGGCCGCGTTTGCCTTCCTGCCTGGCAGCGAGCCTGGCTATGACGGCCAGTCGTGGTACCTGACCGGCAGTGGCTACAACGTCAACAAGACCCCGGGCGTGAACAACTACGGTCGTCAGACCCTGACTCACGAAATCGGGCATACCCTCGGTCTGTCCCACCCTGGCGACTACAACGCCGGCGAAGGCACTCCGTCTTACAACGACGCCGTCTATGGTCAGGACACGCGCGGCTACAGCCTGATGAGTTACTGGAGTGAAAGCAACACTAACCAGAACTTCAGCAAAGGCGGCGTCGAGGCTTATTCGTCCGGTCCGTTGATGGACGATATTGCTGCGGTGCAGAAGCTCTACGGCGCCAACATGAGCACCCGTACCGGTGACACCACCTACGGCTTCAACTCCAACGCCGGCCGCGATTTCTATAGCGCGACCTCGTCGTCGGACAAAGTCGTGTTCTCGGTGTGGGACGCGGGCGGCAAGGATACCCTGGACTTCTCCGGCTTCACCCAAAACCAGAAGATCAACCTCAATGAGGCCTCGTTCTCAGATGTTGGTGGCCTGGTAGGTAACGTTTCCATTGCCAAGGGCGTGACCATCGAGAACGCCATCGGTGGCTCGGGCAACGACTTGCTGATCGGTAACAGCGTGGCCAACGAGCTCAAGGGCGGTGCCGGCAGCGACATCATCTACGGTGCCGGTGGCGCGGACAAACTCTGGGGTGGCAGCGGTTCCGACACCTTCGTGTTTGCAGCAAGCTCCGACTCCAAGCCGGGTGCGGCCGATCAGATTCTGGATTTCACCAGCGGTCTGGACAAAATCGACCTGAGTGCCATTACCAACGGCGCAGGCCTGCACTTCGTGAATTCGTTCACCGGTGCAGCGGGCGACGCGGTATTGAGCTCGATCTCCGGTGGCAGCAGCCTTGCCATCGACTTCTCCGGGCACGGCGTGGCTGACTTCCTGGTCACCACCGTTGGCCAGGCAGCTACCACGGACATCGTGGCCTGAGTCGATGACTATGGGGGCAGCGCATCTGCGCTGCCCTTTGTCCTTGCCAGCGCCGCTGCGGTAGGCGAGCCTGCATAGGCTACAACCTGGAACGAAGCACCTTATGACCCATAACGCCTTTACCTACAGGGCAATGGCGTGGCTGATTGCCACGCTGATGATGTTTTCTGGAGATGTAGTCATGGCAAGCAGCCTGAGATTAGCGGACCCGTCAGAACTGGCCGGGCAATGGCAGGTTTACCTGACGGCACAGCCGCAGAACACCTGTTCACTGGAACTTGTGCAAAATCAAACATTGGCGGGCGATATTCAATGCCTCGCCGGTTGGCTGAGTGAAACACCCGTCGGTTGGTTCCCGGAACCCGACGGTATATCGCTGACCGGTAAAGAAGGTTCAAGAATTATTCATCTTGGCCGACAGCAGGAAGGGCGCTACGAAAGTACCAAACACTCTGATCCGCAGATTGTCCTGCAACGCGCTCCAGACTAAGAACACCAGGGTAAGTCGAGTCTTTTCCAGTCATGGAAATAACGACTCCCTCACAGTTTCTTGCTGACCGGTAAATAACCTGAACTATATATCGTCATGACATAGAGTTCGTTCGCTTGTCAGTTGCATTATTAAAAGCATACCCCCGCCAGAGTGGTGGGCAGTTAATTGGAACCGTGTCGAACTACCGCGCGGGCTATCAGCTCAGGGAAGATCAATGAGAATGGCGAAGACCACTCCCACTGCACCGCTATTGAAGGCGCTGGGCGACTATAAAAGTATTCTGATCAGCGTCGGTTGTTTCACCGCATTGATTAACGTACTGATGTTAGTGCCGTCGATTTACATGCTCCAGGTCTATGACCGGGTACTCTCCTCGCAGAATGAAACCACCCTGGCCATGCTGTCGCTGATGGTGGTGGGCTTTTTCGCGTTTATCGGTTTGCTGGAGACCGTGCGCAGCTTCATCGTGATTCGCATCGGCAGCCAACTGGAGCGACGTTTCAATCTGCGAGTCTATCAGGCCGCATTCGAGCGCAACCTTTTCAAGGGCGAGGGCAACGCCGGCCAATCGTTGGGCGATCTGACCCACATTCGCCAGTTCGTCACGGGACCTGCGCTGTTTGCGTTCTTCGATGCCCCGTGGTTTCCGGTCTACCTGTTCGTGATTTATCTGTTCAACGTCTGGCTGGGGGTGTTCGCTACCGTCGGCGCGGTGCTGTTGATCGGTCTGGCGTTCCTCAATGAGGCGATCACCAAAAAGCCCTTGGGTGAAGCCGGCGGTTACTCGCAACGGTCCACGCAACTGGCCACCAGTCATTTGCACAACGCCGAGACCATCCAGGCGATGGGCATGCTTGGGGCGTTGCGCAAACGCTGGTTCCAGGTGCATTCACGTTTTCTCGGCTTGCAGAACCAGGCCAGCGATACCGGTGCGGTCATCAGTTCCTTGAGCAAGACCCTGCGTCTGTGCCTGCAATCGTTGGTGCTGGGGTTGGGCGCCTTGCTGGTGATCAAGGGCGACATGACCGCCGGGATGATGATCGCCGGTTCCATCCTGATGGGCCGGGTGCTGAGTCCGATCGATCAGTTGATTGCTGTCTGGAAGCAATGGAGCGGGGCGAAGCTGGCCTACCGGCGGCTGGACGCTTTGCTGCAAGAGTTCCCTCCAAATGAAGACGCCATGGAGTTGCCCGCGCCCAAGGGCCAGGTGACCTTCGAACAGGTCAGCGCCGGCCCACCGGGCAAGCGCGCGGCGACCTTGCACATGGTGAATTTCAACCTTGGGGCCGGCGAGGTGCTGGGTGTGCTCGGTGCGTCCGGCTCCGGCAAGTCGACCCTGGCGCGGGTGCTGGTAGGTGTCTGGCCAACCCTGGCCGGCACTGTGCGGCTGGACGGTGCGGACATCCATCGCTGGAACCGCGATGACCTCGGCCCCTACATCGGCTACCTGCCACAGGACATCGAACTGTTCAGCGGCAGTGTCGCCGAGAACATTGCGCGCTTTCGCGAAGCCGACCCGCAGAAGGTGGTCGAGGCTGCGCAGCAGGCCGGTGTGCACGAGATGATCCTGCGCCTGCCACAGGGTTACGACACCGTGCTGGGCGAGGATGGCAGCGGTTTGTCCGGCGGCCAGAAACAGCGCGTGGCCCTGGCCCGAGCGCTGTATGGCAAGCCAAGCCTGGTGGTGCTCGATGAGCCGAATTCGAACCTCGACACCGTTGGTGAGGCAGCGTTGGCCAGTGCCATCGCGCAGATGAAAGCCCAAGGCACCAGCGTGATTCTGGTGACCCACCGTTCCTCAGCGCTGGCCCAGGCCGACAAGTTGCTGGTGCTCAACGAAGGCCGCCTGCAAGCCTTCGGACCGAGCCAGGAAGTGCTCAAGGCGCTGTCTGGCGCACAACAGGAACAGCCACGGGAAAAAACCGTCGCAGCACCGGCCGGGCTCAGCATGAGCCGCCAGTATCAGGCCTCGACCAAGAGCAGCGGTGTATGAGCAAGGACAGCGGCATGACAATCGAACAAGGTTACGCACCGGAGCGCCCTGAACGCGGCGCCGGTTATTTTGCCCGCTTGGGCTGGATACTCGCCGTGGTCGGCGCCGGCAGCTTTTTTCTCTGGGCCAGCCTGGCGCCCCTCGACCAGGGCATTCCGGTGCAGGGCACGGTGGTGGTGTCCGGCAAGCGCAAGGCTGTGCAATCGATGAGTGGCGGGGTGCTCAGCCGGATTCTGGTGCGTGAAGGTGAGGCGGTGAAGCAAGGGCAACCGTTGTTTCGCCTCGACCAGACGCAGGTCGAAGCCGATGTGCAATCCCTGCAAGCCCAGTACCGCATGGCCTGGGCCAGCCTGGCCCGGTGGCAAAGCGAGCGTGACAACCTCAAGCAGGTGAGTTTCCCCGTCGAGCTTAGCAACGACCCCGACCCGCGTCTGGCGTTGGTGCTGGAAGGTCAGCGACAACTGTTCAGCAGCCGCCGCGAAGCGTTTGATCGTGAGCAGGCCGGGCTGCGCGCCAACATCGAAGGCGCCACAGCGCAATTGGCCGGGATGCGCCGGGCGCGCACCGACCTGACCGCGCAGGCTGAATCCCTGCGCCAGCAACTGACCAACCTGCAACCCTTGGCGGACAACGGTTACATCCCGCGCAACCGGCTGATGGAGTTCCAGCGTCAGCTCTCGCAGGTCCAACAACAGTTGGCGCAGAACAGCGGCGAAAGCGGGCGAGTGGAGCAGGGCATTCTTGAAACGCGCTTGAAGCTGCAACAGCACAGCGAGGAGTACCAGAAAGAGGTGCGCAGCCAGTTGGCAGACGCGCAACTCAAGAGCCTGACCCTCGAGCAGCAACTGACCTCGGCCGGTTTTAATCTGCAACAGAGTGAAATCGTCGCGCCGGCCGACGGCATCGCCGTCAACCTCGGCGTGCACACCGAAGGCGCAGTGATTCGTCCGGGCGAAACCTTGCTGGAAATCGTGCCTCAAGGCACGCGTCTGGAGGTCGAGGGTCATTTGCCGGTGAACCTGATCGACAAGGTCGGTAGCCACTTGCCGGTGGACATCCTGTTTACCGCCTTCAACCAGAGCAAGACCCCGCGGGTGCCGGGCGAAGTCAGCCTGATTTCCGCCGACCAGATGGTCGACGAGAAAACCGGCGTGCCGTACTACGTGCTGCGCAGCAGCGTCAGCGATGTCGCCATGGAGAAACTCAACGGTCTGGTGATCAAGCCGGGCATGCCGGCCGAGATGTTCGTGCGCACCGGCGAACGCTCACTCCTCAACTATCTGTTCAAACCTCTGCTCGACCGGGCAGGCTTCGCATTGACCGAGGAATAAGGATGTTCCGTCGTATGAGCAAGCATTCCATTCTCGGGACCGCTATTGCATTGCTGGTCTGCACCAACGTTTACGCCATGGGGCCCTTTGAAGTTTACGAACAGGCGTTGCGCAATGATCCGATCTTCCTCGGCGCCATCAAGGAGCGCGACGCAGGTCTGGAAAACCGCACGATCGGTCGCGCCGGCCTGCTGCCAAAACTGTCGTACAACTACAACAAGGGCCGCAACAACTCCAAGGCCACGTCCCTGGACGAGCGCCGCCGCAACCAGACCGAAGACCGCAA
Proteins encoded in this window:
- a CDS encoding AprI/Inh family metalloprotease inhibitor — protein: MTHNAFTYRAMAWLIATLMMFSGDVVMASSLRLADPSELAGQWQVYLTAQPQNTCSLELVQNQTLAGDIQCLAGWLSETPVGWFPEPDGISLTGKEGSRIIHLGRQQEGRYESTKHSDPQIVLQRAPD
- a CDS encoding type I secretion system permease/ATPase, with the protein product MRMAKTTPTAPLLKALGDYKSILISVGCFTALINVLMLVPSIYMLQVYDRVLSSQNETTLAMLSLMVVGFFAFIGLLETVRSFIVIRIGSQLERRFNLRVYQAAFERNLFKGEGNAGQSLGDLTHIRQFVTGPALFAFFDAPWFPVYLFVIYLFNVWLGVFATVGAVLLIGLAFLNEAITKKPLGEAGGYSQRSTQLATSHLHNAETIQAMGMLGALRKRWFQVHSRFLGLQNQASDTGAVISSLSKTLRLCLQSLVLGLGALLVIKGDMTAGMMIAGSILMGRVLSPIDQLIAVWKQWSGAKLAYRRLDALLQEFPPNEDAMELPAPKGQVTFEQVSAGPPGKRAATLHMVNFNLGAGEVLGVLGASGSGKSTLARVLVGVWPTLAGTVRLDGADIHRWNRDDLGPYIGYLPQDIELFSGSVAENIARFREADPQKVVEAAQQAGVHEMILRLPQGYDTVLGEDGSGLSGGQKQRVALARALYGKPSLVVLDEPNSNLDTVGEAALASAIAQMKAQGTSVILVTHRSSALAQADKLLVLNEGRLQAFGPSQEVLKALSGAQQEQPREKTVAAPAGLSMSRQYQASTKSSGV
- a CDS encoding HlyD family type I secretion periplasmic adaptor subunit, producing the protein MTIEQGYAPERPERGAGYFARLGWILAVVGAGSFFLWASLAPLDQGIPVQGTVVVSGKRKAVQSMSGGVLSRILVREGEAVKQGQPLFRLDQTQVEADVQSLQAQYRMAWASLARWQSERDNLKQVSFPVELSNDPDPRLALVLEGQRQLFSSRREAFDREQAGLRANIEGATAQLAGMRRARTDLTAQAESLRQQLTNLQPLADNGYIPRNRLMEFQRQLSQVQQQLAQNSGESGRVEQGILETRLKLQQHSEEYQKEVRSQLADAQLKSLTLEQQLTSAGFNLQQSEIVAPADGIAVNLGVHTEGAVIRPGETLLEIVPQGTRLEVEGHLPVNLIDKVGSHLPVDILFTAFNQSKTPRVPGEVSLISADQMVDEKTGVPYYVLRSSVSDVAMEKLNGLVIKPGMPAEMFVRTGERSLLNYLFKPLLDRAGFALTEE